A window of Odocoileus virginianus isolate 20LAN1187 ecotype Illinois chromosome 3, Ovbor_1.2, whole genome shotgun sequence genomic DNA:
CAGATTAGCTCTGTGAGTCCAACCGCAGATCACCCAGCAAGTAACACCTGTGTCAAGACCAGAACCTAGTTTTCTGCCTGGTGGTCTGGTGCTCTTCTTCTGCCCACTTGGTcttgaaataaaacatattttatggaTCCCCTTGTTTCATAAATTCCTTGGGAATGTTCTCACCCCCAAAGAGTTTAGGGAAGTCCATGCAGATGCAAATATATGTTAAGGTAGGCAACGTTTCAATTAAAACAGTACATTGGCATGCATGTAATTTtgtttctcattcattttaataCAATGTGGTCATTACCAACAGCCAACTGGACAAAAGCAAGGTTTGCCTCAGTGCTTACGTGCTCCTCCTTAAGGAGCGGAGGATGAAGTCCACCGCATTCTCAATAATCTCCGAGCCCAAAAGGTTTAGGAATTTTGGGAACTCTGGCTCTGAATTATTGCCTGAGTCATGTGGCTGCTCATCTGGCTTGCCCTCTGGTTTgtcatctgaaaaacaaaatggaatctcAGGATTGATTCTCAGCAAAAAGGTAAGGAAGCTTCTTTCATTGTAGGGAATCCTAGGGCCCTTTATACGCACCCCCCCAATTATACAACctcatataattatatttatggcACATCTAATGCCTGCCTATTGTCTTCATGTGCATTATACCATTTATTCCTAAAACAAGCAGACCCACAGATATTGATGCTTAAGTAGACACGGGTTCTCTTTCTGGATGAGAAAACCGAAGCTCACAGAAGTTGTTACTTGTTCAGAGTTAAAGCAGCTAGTAAACGCCAGTTCTGGGACTGAAATACAGGATGCTTGGTTTTAGTGTATTTTTCTCATGTAATCTCTGGACCTCTGGAAGTGATAATGAGGAGGATGATATAATAATAGGTAGCATTTGCTGAGCACATAGGACAGGAAATCCTGGGACAGGCAATCTATGTGCATTGTCTCATTTTATTCACCCAGCAACCCTATGGGGGAGGCGACATTATTATCCCAAGTTAAAGGTAAAGAAATGGAAGTTGAGAGAGGTCTAGAAGGGGACCAAAGTAACAGTGTTGAAGTTGTAGAATCAGAATTCAGCCCCATGTTTGTCTGGTATTAAAACCTGGGTTCTAAAGCACTATGTGTTGAGCTGCATAGTCTTGGACAAAAAAGGTATAAACTAACTACATGTGTGTTATAAGACTGAAAGTATTATGATAACAAAGagaaattctgtcatttgtatCCCAGCATGTGATAGTTCTGTAAATAATGATTTTGCATCtatatgtaattttaagtttGATCAGTCTTTTGGAGTGTGCAGATTTTAGCTCACTGGACTCAGAATCTGAGAACACTGGGTGACTTGCAGAAGATCTTACAAATAGCAGGAAAAGATGCGATTTTAACTGCGGgtctcttactttttaaaaaacagttttaattggaggataattgttttacaatgtgttggtttctgccatacaacaacctaaatcagtcataagtatacatatatcccctccctcttgaaagttccttccatcccccaccccacctctctggATGTcgccacagagcactgggttgagctccttgTGTTACATAGCCAGTTCccattagctatttattttacataaggtaatgtATATGCTTCAATGTTACTCGATTTGCCCCACTCTCTCCGTCCCCTGctctgtccacaagtctgttctctacctctgcatctctattcctgccctgcaaataggttcatcaataccatttttctagattccatatgtacgtgttaatgtatgatatttgtttttctgtttctgacttagtTTACTGTGTACAACAGACTCTAGATCTCttacttttgatatttatttaatcaAGTGCCTTTTGGAATGAGGCCAAAGATCCAGAAAGTGAAGTTGGTGACATGCAAGGTCCCTTGGTGGATTTGGCTTTGCTTAGTGGTCTAACAGATTCAGCAGATTAAAAGCAATGCCGAGAGGCATTTAGAAGGTACGAATGGCCTCCCCTTTGGACCCTGGTGTCAGGATGAAGTAGAACCCTTTATCTTTTGACTTAACTGTAGCCTCACAAGTAGTGCTAGCAGATTTGGTAAACAAAAACACAGATGCCCACTTAAAACTGAATGTCAGATAAACAACAATATGTTTTTAGTATAAGAATAACCTGTGAAATATTTAGAACATACCTAACCTAAAatagaaaattgtttttattgGAAATTCAATTTTAACTGGGTGCCCTATGTTTTATCTGTCAATCTTACCACAAATTTTGTCTAGAAGTCCCATCCTCTAGACAATATACCCCATGACTCTGAATGAAGGAGATGTAACTAACTTTTGGTGTGGAGGCTATCAATTAATGAGAAGAGTTGCATTTATATCATATTCTAAAATAGAGACTAGTAAAAAATATGGCTTTCAAttcttcaaacatttattttttctttgccacAAAAAAAGATTCAATAGTTTGAGACCTAAAGACAAGATCAATATACTAACGACCAAGTATTTATTCAGCTGTTGGTTTTTACATTCAATATGTGTTATTGAGCCTACTATTATGTACATAGCATATGCTGCTAAAAGTTAAGGCAAAAATGGATGTATATGGACATGATCCTTACATAAAGGGCAGGGCAACCACGGAGACCAgaattgctttgttttcattacaggaaggggaaagaaagagaaggcgTATTTGTGATGTGTAGGTACTAGGATGTACATTCATCACTTTCCTGATCTTTGTTCAATTTAGTGATAGGATTACAGTTTTATAGGAGAGAAGACAGATgctcagagaaaataaatgactcaCCTAAAGTCACAGATCTAGAAAGTGGATGAACTAGGGTTTGAATCtaatttccccccaccccccaaatttcACAGAATGTGTTTCTTACATGAAATCCTGCCTTCAAGCAGTTGTTCTCTGGAGACATTTACCAGCTGCAAACTGAAATTCCTTCCATGAAGAGTGAGTTCTTTTCTCTGGTTCCTACCTGCCTACTTGCAtaacaatttaattttattatttttgttttaactttttattttaacatgatGCTAAGTTTTCAAAATACAAGGAGCCCTGGCTTAGAGTGTGTGTGAAGATCAAATCCTTGGCTCTGCTCTTGGATTATATATATAAGAGGTATTACAGTGTGGTGGGTGATGTTTTGAAGTCCTGTATACCTGAGTTTGATTCTTGTCTTCAGCAAAAAACTCACCAGGTAACCAATATTTAACTATgctgcctctgtttcttcattgtgtTCTTGTCAAGATGGAAGGATACTTGATATATCtttgtatatcatatatatagtgtgtatgttactggagtgggtagccattcccttctctaggggatcttcccaacccagggatcaaagtgggtcactggcattgcaggcagattctttaccatctgagccactagggaagcccaaatagaagCTAtcccattttatatttgaaaggaGAAAATGTTCAACTATTggctttgataatttttttctggtatgtcaaatttcttaatttttattattttccaaatttttcaaatttcttaatattttagcAGCATTTATTTACATTAATACCTGATTGTGTTTCTTAGTATTATCACAAAGTTCTGAAAAACAATAATGCTGATATTTCTATAGTTTTTGTAGCTTATAAAGTGATTACAAAAGCATGTTCATTTCACCTGGTGAAGTTGATAATTAtcctattttacaggtgaggaaactgaggttcaaagcaGTGAACTATTTTAACCAGTTTCAGTGTTCATGAGAGACAGACCTGGGACTGGTCTCTAGGATATAAATCTCACTTTTTGCTTTATCACAGTGATTACTTAGGGGTAGATGgacacagtgggcttcccaggtggctcggtggtaaagaatcttcctgcaatgcaggagacatgggttcaattcctgggtcaggaagactccctggagaaggaaatggcaacccatgccagtattcttgtctgagaaatcccatggacagaggagcctggcaggctacagtccatggggttgcaaagagtcagacatgccttagtgagtaaaaccaaaaccaaagaaCCAGATGGACACAGTAATCTCTGAGGCTACCCCTGCCATAGCTCTGTTGAAGTGTCTGCCCACATATTGTACCAGTGGACAGTGGGTGACCGAGGTTGTGAGTTCTGCCAAATTATACTTAGAATAGCTCAGAAGGTTCTATTACTAATTAGCACTGTCTGTATTTTCTGACCTGTCATTCTGAATGGAGACAGATTAAGAGCTCATTGTCTTCCGTagaccaaaaattaattaatgagaCTTTTGCAAACTGCCTTGTGGTCCTCTGCATGCTTAGAACAGACATGAAAGAAGTAGATGTTATAATAGAAAGAATCTAAAGACTTGGGTTTCAGTCCCAGATGTGCCACTTCTGCCTGTGTCAATGCTCAAGTAACTTTCCCTCTGCAAGCCTGGTTTATTCACCTGCAAAAAGGGAAATGATAAAACTGTGCATGTTTAATTAAAAGGAttatgagaatcaaatgagataatatgtaaCAATAATGGTTAATGTTGGTGTTTATTATGGAACAGaatgttttatctttaattttcatgaCAGCTAAATGAGAAAGTTAACTACTGATACTCCCTTTTAAGTGTGAGGCCCATAGAGGTTAAATAGTGTTTCTGAGTCACATTTCTGATTAGTGGTGGAGCCAGGCCCAGGAGTCTTATTCTAGACTCTTCACTTTTGAATATTATTAgttacagtcattaaaaaaaaatgcccccaGCTTTCAAGGAATTTATAGTATAATAGTGTCACTATATCATGTGaggatataagaaaaaaaatcattctagaCTTCATACATTCACTGAAGATAGAGGCTGTAACTGAAGCACATTTGAATAAAAATCCTACTTGCTTTTTATTAAATCTGCCTCTGTCTCCCAGGCCAGTGCTCTTTCTGCTGTGCCCTAAGTTCCCCTCATTCCTCTGCATGTTCCAGATCAGTGCCACTGACTGCCTCCAGTCATGGCTAACTACTGCACAAGGCATGAGCTGAGACTTAAAGTACTTACCAGCCTGGCAAGTCAGGATTAAGACAAGCAGTCCCCAGACAATTGTCAGCCGAAGCACTGAGACAGCCATGTTTGTAGCAGTGGGTATCAGGGCAGATAAATTGTTCAGATGCACCCGAAGTCTTGCTCCATTTATAGGGCATTTATAGCTGACATCATCTGTTATGGTATTTAGGTTGTTGCATAAGATATCAATACAGCTTGCTTTTGAATCTACACATGGGCCCTGCCCTATCTTTCAAACCAAGagttttacagataggaaaagaaaaaccctcttggtatttttaatgtgtgttttatAAATGACACTGCAATCATTCTTTTGCAGCTGTTTCCATGCCAGGGTTGACAATTAGGTGAGGATCAGGCAGACTAGCTTTTCAGTGCCAAAGAACAAGCAACAAACCAGTCAGTAAGGTGTGCCTACCTGCCTCCCTGTATGCTCTGCTCCCTTCCTTGCTCTGAGCTGCTGACTTGTCCCCACCTGGGCTTGCCCATTCACACCCACATGCTGTGCTCATGACCTTTGTTTTTCCTGCATATGTTATCATCCCTATTATCTCCCTTTGCTGCGTCCCCACTTATTCCTCAAGCTCAGGTTCAAATGCCCCCTCTGCAGAACCTCCATCATGGCCATTGCATCCCACTCCAGATAGTTGCTCCATCACTTGCCATATATACTCCTTGACCAGTTATTTGGGAACTAAGTATTTTAATAGTTCTCTTCTCCTTTAACCTATAGATCTTTTAAAGGTATGTACTTTATTCACTTTTGATTCCTCAAGGACCCTAGCATAGTACTTGGCATTAGTCTAGGCTTTGACTTCACTTCCCTGGGAACATTGTTCTGGTTCTCTGGGGAAGGGCTAAGTGTTCTTTTTATGTACCTAATAGGCACCTGCTTAAATATCTCCACAAATTGGCTATAGGATCCTTCAGGACAAGtttatctttttcagaatttatatatatatatatatatgtatatatgtatattactcAAGGCCTATGGCagacattaaaaaagagaaaaaaattaaattacagcaCTCACTGAAAGGTAATACTGGGTTTGACATGCTGTTATGTAAAATATCCTTCCTTTTGGATACAGACATTCAAGAAGATACAATTTGGTTCGAGTCTAGGTGATACTGCTTATCCTGAGGAATGATGTAATAAAACAGTTACCTGGAATAAGGATTTAGGGATGGTCCCTAAACTTACATATTGACCAAAACTTGTACATTGTGAATGTCAGAGGatcattttaataaatggtgAAATTAACCAAGCTGCAGAAATAGGCATTTCTGGTGTCACAGGGCCTAGGCTAGGTCCTCGTACTCTCAGTTTAGTGCTTGAAAGCCATCAAGAAGCTCTGCTTGGATGCTTTCAGGCCTCTCCACCTATCCTCTGGTTTGGTCTCTCCTATAGAGAGGGTTGTGATCTGGAGATTGTGCTCATAGTAGGGAGATTTCAGCAAGTTAAATTTATGCCACCAGGGTCACTGCTTAGAACTGAGCATTGCACTCTCCAAGAGCCTAGTGGGGAAATAACATTCATGTTAGCCCTGCCATGGACCCTGACATGTGCCTATATTTGCAGGCTAACAATTCCTTTTACTTTGCACAGCTTCAAGTCCTCAGGGATTAATCAGCCAAGAGAGTGGTGTGTTTTTCTAATTCACCACAAGAATGCTGTTCAGGCAAGCAAAAGCTCTGGGTATTACAACATAGGACCTGCTGGCTTATCAAGGATATATCAGCTAAATGGGGCATGGAGACAAGTCTGCATACTCCATGTAATGGCTCATTTAATCAAGAATGAATGGCTTTCAGTAGTCGGGTGTCAAAGAAATAGCACCATCCTTGGGATCAGAATGGTGCTTCTTctctcttattattattattttttaaaaactcatttctgctggagtatagttgatttagtcttgtgttagtttctactgtatagcaaagagaATCAATTATACGC
This region includes:
- the C3H5orf46 gene encoding uncharacterized protein C5orf46 homolog; the protein is MAVSVLRLTIVWGLLVLILTCQADDKPEGKPDEQPHDSGNNSEPEFPKFLNLLGSEIIENAVDFILRSLRRST